Proteins from a genomic interval of Cucumis melo cultivar AY chromosome 7, USDA_Cmelo_AY_1.0, whole genome shotgun sequence:
- the LOC127150145 gene encoding uncharacterized protein LOC127150145 isoform X2 has product MAVPSEKYFPATVSCQVHKIGSLIKDKLTKDQLQMFEKTIFGPLLNVNMVFNGQLIHHFLLRQIPEDGNADGICFSVLGKNVRFTQKEFNIITGLWPTNNPLEKDCDSKRLQSLLFGSENKKVITCLEIEEIFKNFEFTNDDDAVKVALAVFIETVMVGKDKKTQFDMDILGRVDDEEAFKSFDWSTFFYTRLLNSLKTSLQGKKEAYELKKTRSSKAVSYYNIKGYVLAFQVWAYEVLSTANEHLATRNSKGLIPRILRWNCTQAPSYKMLQNNIFDNKNTVVQPKLKMSTQEKAFMESRIRGDDNMQMEEDESIGAMNNKSLEQSDSSPQREQLSPQREQSQTVAEESEMHPITKKKHFRSKKSNDKEERSHSKSYKKLKKEIKEVRKDLSTLTSIVCRMDDTITKQSLELYEMKQMLERLVQNQTENQGNDHTDQNDNEYVVQEQHTQQQPTEEQHTERQEETQREHEEERGSDISIDGRDADLLMTIRDISDSLSHQIQKESDLPQMITTLPYVSQPLALCELAPMDQTVQIVNEESQLVEMKKNDEAVTLVEKEPVTVPDKDVEEKPIKRRKLCKIANKEVQHEDEQGNPPTTSAQIISVSTTPVPDVEIREVDPYNPMWKVDPKLWKEYLQWKKSRKTTHEERKVVSTTRKKDFFRQLEENTWVHGDTLDLLFAHLQNKMLHLKHHCKRSFRILHSSFLTGINKPDCIVWNHIFDTHLVTPDNKKAEWTDPTAHLSIWTEKDVEYYFNTAVGDYNDIPGWGDVNYVITCINIKEHWLAIAADMRKCRIYVFDSMPNYVEQKLVDEALQMPARCIASLAIAIGVNLHSDRFTYGPWPIRRSKATLQKGRSLDCGIFCTKFVECLVTASDLGCLTVPNMKLFRQQYVLELWANKYFC; this is encoded by the exons atggctgtacctagcgaaaagtatttccctgccactgtgtcatgccaagtgcacaagattggcagtcttattaaggataaactgaccaaggaccagctgcaaatgttcgaaaaaacaatttttggtccattgctgaatgtgaacatggtattcaacggccagttgatccatcatttcttgctgaggcagatacctgaagacggtaacgcagatggaatctgtttctcggttttagggaagaacgtccgttttacccaaaaggaattcaacatcataactggattgtggccaacaaacaatccattggagaaagattgcgatagcaagcgactgcaaagtcttctattcggatcagaaaataagaaagtaataacatgcttggaaattgaggaaattttcaagaattttgagtttacaaatgatgacgatgctgtgaaggtcgccttggccgtctttatagaaactgtgatggtcgggaaggataagaaaacacagtttgacatggacattttgggaagagttgatgatgaagaagcatttaaaagcttcgattggtcaactttcttctacactcgtctgctcaacagtttaaagacaagtctccaaggcaaaaaagaagcatacgagctgaagaagacacgaagttccaaagcagtgtcatactataacatcaaaggctacgtccttgcttttcag gtgtgggcttatgaagtactctcaaccgcaaatgagcacctggccacaagaaacagtaagggattaatcccaaggatattgagatggaattgtacacaagctccatcttacaaaatgctgcagaataacatattcgacaacaaaaat actgttgttcaacctaaactcaagatgtcaacccaagagaaggctttcatggagagtcgaattcgaggggatgataacatgcaaatggaggaggatgaatccattggagcaatgaacaacaaatcattggagcaatcagactcatctccacaaagagaacAACTCTCACCCCAAAgggaacaaagtcaaacagtggctgaggagtctgaaatgcatccaatcaccaagaagaaacatttcagatcaaagaagtccaatgacaaagaagaacgaagtcattcaaaatcctacaagaaactgaagaaggaaataaaagaagttcgtaaggatttatccacactgacttctatagtctgtaggatggatgacacaatcacaaagcagtcattggagctgtatgaaatgaagcagatgctggagagattggtccag aatcaaactgaaaatcaagggaatgatcatactgatcagaatgacaatgagtatgttgttcaagaacaacatactcaacaacaacctactgaagaacaacatactgaacgtcaagaggaaacccaaag ggaacatgaagaggaacgtggtagtgatataagcatagacggtagggatgcagacttgctaatgactataagagatatatcggatagtctaagtcatcaaattcagaaagaaTCAGACCTGCCACagatgattactacccttccatatgtgagccaacctcttgcactttgtgaattggctccaatggatcaaactgtacaaattgtaaatgaagaatctcaactg gttgagatgaaaaaaaatgatgaagcagttactttggttgaaaaagaaccagtaactgtgcctgataaagatgtggaagaaaaaccaataaagagaagaaagctatgtaaaatagcaaataaagaggtgcaacatgaagatgaacaaggtaatccacccacaacatctgctcagatcatatcagtatctacaacacctgtcccagatgtggaaatcagagaagtagatccatataatccgatgtggaaagtggatccaaaattatggaaggaatacttgcaatggaaaaaatcaagaaaaacaacccatgaagaaaggaaagtagtctccacaaccagaaagaaagactttttcagacagcttgaagaaaacacatgggtacatggagac acattggatCTGCTATTCGcccacttgcagaataaaatgttgcatctcaagcaccattgcaagcgttcttttagaatattacattcctcttttctg actggaatcaataaaccagactgcattgtttggaaccacatttttgatactcatctggtgacaccagataataagaaagctgaatggacagacccaacagcacacctaagtatatggacagaaaaagatgtcgaatactatttcaacactgctgttggtgattacaacgacataccagggtggggagatgtcaactacgtgattacctgcatcaacataaaagaacactggttggctattgcagctgatatgagaaaatgcaggatctacgtgttcgactcaatgccaaattatgttgagcagaaacttgttgatgaagctcttcaaatgcctgcacgatgcattgcctcactcgcgattgcaattggagtcaacctccattcagatcgtttcacatatggcccttggccaatacgcagatcgaaggccacattacagaaagggcgttcattggattgtggaattttctgtaccaaatttgttgaatgccttgtaactgctagtgaccttggttgtctaactgtgccaaacatgaaactgtttagacaacaatatgtgctggaactttgggccaataaatacttttgttaa
- the LOC127150145 gene encoding uncharacterized protein LOC127150145 isoform X1: MAVPSEKYFPATVSCQVHKIGSLIKDKLTKDQLQMFEKTIFGPLLNVNMVFNGQLIHHFLLRQIPEDGNADGICFSVLGKNVRFTQKEFNIITGLWPTNNPLEKDCDSKRLQSLLFGSENKKVITCLEIEEIFKNFEFTNDDDAVKVALAVFIETVMVGKDKKTQFDMDILGRVDDEEAFKSFDWSTFFYTRLLNSLKTSLQGKKEAYELKKTRSSKAVSYYNIKGYVLAFQVWAYEVLSTANEHLATRNSKGLIPRILRWNCTQAPSYKMLQNNIFDNKNTVVQPKLKMSTQEKAFMESRIRGDDNMQMEEDESIGAMNNKSLEQSDSSPQREQLSPQREQSQTVAEESEMHPITKKKHFRSKKSNDKEERSHSKSYKKLKKEIKEVRKDLSTLTSIVCRMDDTITKQSLELYEMKQMLERLVQNQTENQGNDHTDQNDNEYVVQEQHTQQQPTEEQHTERQEETQREHEEERGSDISIDGRDADLLMTIRDISDSLSHQIQKESDLPQMITTLPYVSQPLALCELAPMDQTVQIVNEESQLETTKKQVEMKKNDEAVTLVEKEPVTVPDKDVEEKPIKRRKLCKIANKEVQHEDEQGNPPTTSAQIISVSTTPVPDVEIREVDPYNPMWKVDPKLWKEYLQWKKSRKTTHEERKVVSTTRKKDFFRQLEENTWVHGDTLDLLFAHLQNKMLHLKHHCKRSFRILHSSFLTGINKPDCIVWNHIFDTHLVTPDNKKAEWTDPTAHLSIWTEKDVEYYFNTAVGDYNDIPGWGDVNYVITCINIKEHWLAIAADMRKCRIYVFDSMPNYVEQKLVDEALQMPARCIASLAIAIGVNLHSDRFTYGPWPIRRSKATLQKGRSLDCGIFCTKFVECLVTASDLGCLTVPNMKLFRQQYVLELWANKYFC; the protein is encoded by the exons atggctgtacctagcgaaaagtatttccctgccactgtgtcatgccaagtgcacaagattggcagtcttattaaggataaactgaccaaggaccagctgcaaatgttcgaaaaaacaatttttggtccattgctgaatgtgaacatggtattcaacggccagttgatccatcatttcttgctgaggcagatacctgaagacggtaacgcagatggaatctgtttctcggttttagggaagaacgtccgttttacccaaaaggaattcaacatcataactggattgtggccaacaaacaatccattggagaaagattgcgatagcaagcgactgcaaagtcttctattcggatcagaaaataagaaagtaataacatgcttggaaattgaggaaattttcaagaattttgagtttacaaatgatgacgatgctgtgaaggtcgccttggccgtctttatagaaactgtgatggtcgggaaggataagaaaacacagtttgacatggacattttgggaagagttgatgatgaagaagcatttaaaagcttcgattggtcaactttcttctacactcgtctgctcaacagtttaaagacaagtctccaaggcaaaaaagaagcatacgagctgaagaagacacgaagttccaaagcagtgtcatactataacatcaaaggctacgtccttgcttttcag gtgtgggcttatgaagtactctcaaccgcaaatgagcacctggccacaagaaacagtaagggattaatcccaaggatattgagatggaattgtacacaagctccatcttacaaaatgctgcagaataacatattcgacaacaaaaat actgttgttcaacctaaactcaagatgtcaacccaagagaaggctttcatggagagtcgaattcgaggggatgataacatgcaaatggaggaggatgaatccattggagcaatgaacaacaaatcattggagcaatcagactcatctccacaaagagaacAACTCTCACCCCAAAgggaacaaagtcaaacagtggctgaggagtctgaaatgcatccaatcaccaagaagaaacatttcagatcaaagaagtccaatgacaaagaagaacgaagtcattcaaaatcctacaagaaactgaagaaggaaataaaagaagttcgtaaggatttatccacactgacttctatagtctgtaggatggatgacacaatcacaaagcagtcattggagctgtatgaaatgaagcagatgctggagagattggtccag aatcaaactgaaaatcaagggaatgatcatactgatcagaatgacaatgagtatgttgttcaagaacaacatactcaacaacaacctactgaagaacaacatactgaacgtcaagaggaaacccaaag ggaacatgaagaggaacgtggtagtgatataagcatagacggtagggatgcagacttgctaatgactataagagatatatcggatagtctaagtcatcaaattcagaaagaaTCAGACCTGCCACagatgattactacccttccatatgtgagccaacctcttgcactttgtgaattggctccaatggatcaaactgtacaaattgtaaatgaagaatctcaactg gaaacaacaaaaaaacaggttgagatgaaaaaaaatgatgaagcagttactttggttgaaaaagaaccagtaactgtgcctgataaagatgtggaagaaaaaccaataaagagaagaaagctatgtaaaatagcaaataaagaggtgcaacatgaagatgaacaaggtaatccacccacaacatctgctcagatcatatcagtatctacaacacctgtcccagatgtggaaatcagagaagtagatccatataatccgatgtggaaagtggatccaaaattatggaaggaatacttgcaatggaaaaaatcaagaaaaacaacccatgaagaaaggaaagtagtctccacaaccagaaagaaagactttttcagacagcttgaagaaaacacatgggtacatggagac acattggatCTGCTATTCGcccacttgcagaataaaatgttgcatctcaagcaccattgcaagcgttcttttagaatattacattcctcttttctg actggaatcaataaaccagactgcattgtttggaaccacatttttgatactcatctggtgacaccagataataagaaagctgaatggacagacccaacagcacacctaagtatatggacagaaaaagatgtcgaatactatttcaacactgctgttggtgattacaacgacataccagggtggggagatgtcaactacgtgattacctgcatcaacataaaagaacactggttggctattgcagctgatatgagaaaatgcaggatctacgtgttcgactcaatgccaaattatgttgagcagaaacttgttgatgaagctcttcaaatgcctgcacgatgcattgcctcactcgcgattgcaattggagtcaacctccattcagatcgtttcacatatggcccttggccaatacgcagatcgaaggccacattacagaaagggcgttcattggattgtggaattttctgtaccaaatttgttgaatgccttgtaactgctagtgaccttggttgtctaactgtgccaaacatgaaactgtttagacaacaatatgtgctggaactttgggccaataaatacttttgttaa